A single region of the Vigna radiata var. radiata cultivar VC1973A unplaced genomic scaffold, Vradiata_ver6 scaffold_351, whole genome shotgun sequence genome encodes:
- the LOC106779190 gene encoding uncharacterized protein LOC106779190 isoform X2 → MVPTSVGSSSLLKDKDPGTDSNRVSGTKRPLSDHPVNQNLQQSPGNNFANGHLVYVRRKSEAELGKGTAFENSSVNAYCSHSKQLCCEEENAQPKSQIKEPSHIKDSKVSCFPAFAPFPVASSMNSSGKSAVPVSLGKSSIKLAPVESNYVTAFSGPTTTTGNPKGLKNFHWEERYQQLQMFLKKLDQSDQEEYIQMLRSLSSVELSKHAVELEKRSIQLSLEEAKELQRVAALNVLGKSVKNFKAPVDHDECSDRLKT, encoded by the exons atGGTGCCAACCTCTGTTGGAAGCTCTTCGCTTTTAAAGGATAAGGATCCTGGTACTGATTCGAATAGGGTTTCCGGTACCAAGAGACCCTTGTCTGACCACCCAGTGAACCAGAATCTCCAGCAATCTCCAGGCAATAATTTTGCAAATGGACATCTTGTGTATGTCCGAAGAAAATCAGAAGCAGAATTAGGCAAGggcactgcttttgaaaattcaaGTGTTAATGCTTATTGTTCACACTCAAAGCAACTTTGTTGCGAAGAGGAGAATGCTCAACCGAAATCTCAGATAAAGGAGCCTTCTCATATAAAGGATTCAAAGGTTTCTTGTTTCCCAGCATTTGCACCTTTTCCTGTGGCTTCTTCAATGAACTCATCTGGAAAGTCTGCAGTTCCTGTTTCTCTTGGGAAATCTTCAATCAAGTTAGCACCAGTTGAGTCCAATTATGTGACAGCTTTTTCTGGGCCTACTACCACCACTGGTAATCCAAAGGGATTAAAAAATTTTCACTGGGAAGAGCGATACCAACAATTGCAGATGTTTTTGAAGAAATTGGACCAATCAGACCAAGAAGAATATATCCAAA TGCTTCGCTCCCTGTCATCAGTTGAACTTAGCAAACATGCTGTTGAGTTAGAGAAGAGATCAATTCAGCTTTCACTAGAGGAAG CCAAAGAATTACAGCGTGTTGCTGCTTTAAACGTCTTGGGTAAATCAGTGAAGAACTTCAAAGCGCCAGTTGATCACGACGAGTGTTCAGACAGGTTGAAGACTTGA
- the LOC106779190 gene encoding uncharacterized protein LOC106779190 isoform X1, whose product MDLPNRDKSQSVAVKKTALRDLQNDNKIMVPTSVGSSSLLKDKDPGTDSNRVSGTKRPLSDHPVNQNLQQSPGNNFANGHLVYVRRKSEAELGKGTAFENSSVNAYCSHSKQLCCEEENAQPKSQIKEPSHIKDSKVSCFPAFAPFPVASSMNSSGKSAVPVSLGKSSIKLAPVESNYVTAFSGPTTTTGNPKGLKNFHWEERYQQLQMFLKKLDQSDQEEYIQMLRSLSSVELSKHAVELEKRSIQLSLEEAKELQRVAALNVLGKSVKNFKAPVDHDECSDRLKT is encoded by the exons ATGGACTTGCCTAATCGTGATAAATCGCAGAGTGTTGCTGTGAAGAAGACAGCTCTGAGAGATCTGCagaatgataataaaatcatGGTGCCAACCTCTGTTGGAAGCTCTTCGCTTTTAAAGGATAAGGATCCTGGTACTGATTCGAATAGGGTTTCCGGTACCAAGAGACCCTTGTCTGACCACCCAGTGAACCAGAATCTCCAGCAATCTCCAGGCAATAATTTTGCAAATGGACATCTTGTGTATGTCCGAAGAAAATCAGAAGCAGAATTAGGCAAGggcactgcttttgaaaattcaaGTGTTAATGCTTATTGTTCACACTCAAAGCAACTTTGTTGCGAAGAGGAGAATGCTCAACCGAAATCTCAGATAAAGGAGCCTTCTCATATAAAGGATTCAAAGGTTTCTTGTTTCCCAGCATTTGCACCTTTTCCTGTGGCTTCTTCAATGAACTCATCTGGAAAGTCTGCAGTTCCTGTTTCTCTTGGGAAATCTTCAATCAAGTTAGCACCAGTTGAGTCCAATTATGTGACAGCTTTTTCTGGGCCTACTACCACCACTGGTAATCCAAAGGGATTAAAAAATTTTCACTGGGAAGAGCGATACCAACAATTGCAGATGTTTTTGAAGAAATTGGACCAATCAGACCAAGAAGAATATATCCAAA TGCTTCGCTCCCTGTCATCAGTTGAACTTAGCAAACATGCTGTTGAGTTAGAGAAGAGATCAATTCAGCTTTCACTAGAGGAAG CCAAAGAATTACAGCGTGTTGCTGCTTTAAACGTCTTGGGTAAATCAGTGAAGAACTTCAAAGCGCCAGTTGATCACGACGAGTGTTCAGACAGGTTGAAGACTTGA
- the LOC106779197 gene encoding heat shock 70 kDa protein 16: MSVVGFDIGNENCVIAVVRQRGIDVLLNYESKRETPAVVCFSEKQRLLGSAGAASAMMHIKSTVSQIKRLIGRKFADPDVDKELKMLPLETSEGPDGGILIHLKYLGEIHVFTPVQIMSMLFAHLKAMTETDLEMPISDCVIGIPSYFTDLQRRAYLDAAKIAGLKPLRLIHDCTATALSYGMYKTDFSGTGPVYVAFIDVGHCDTQVSIASFEFGKMKMLSQAFDRSLGGRDFDEVLFSHFAAKFKEEYHIDVYSNTKACFRLRAACEKLKKVLSANLEAPLNIECLMDEKDVKGFISREEFEKLASGLLERVSIPCLRALTDANLTVEKISSVELVGSGSRIPAISTLLISLFKREPSRQLNASECVARGCALQCAMLSPVYRVREYEVQDVISFSIGLSSDEGPVAVRSNGVLFPRGQQFPSVKVIAFQRSNLFHLEAFYVNPDELPPGTSPKISCVTIGPLHGSHGSKSRVKVRVSLDLHGILNIESATLIKDGTDDLVMEGNHNSNSDAMDIDPIPYPVANGFEDITNKKLESPCSSDGGIRKDKGNRRVDVPVNENIYGGMTKAEITEAREKELQLAQQDRIIEQTKEKKNSLESYVYDMRSKLFHTYRSFASEQERDDISRSLQETEEWLYEDGVDETEHAYSSKLEDLKKLVDPIENRFIDEKERVQAKGDLLKCISKHRTSADSLPPQDKELIINECNKAEQWLKEKIQQQESSPKNTDPIVWSSEIKSKTEEFNLTCQHILGSKASPPPEDNDMPDSSNDP; this comes from the exons ATGAGTGTGGTGGGGTTTGACATTGGTAATGAGAACTGTGTCATTGCTGTAGTCAGGCAACGTGGGATTGATGTGTTGTTGAATTATGAATCCAAACGCGAAACCCCAGCTGTGGTCTGCTTCAGCGAGAAGCAGCGGCTTTTGGGGTCTGCTGGGGCTGCTTCGGCTATGATGCACATCAAGTCCACTGTATCCCAAATAAAGAGACTAATAGGAAGGAAATTTGCAGATCCTGATGTGGATAAAGAGCTGAAAATGCTCCCTCTTGAAACTTCGGAGGGTCCAGATGGAGGCATTTTGATTCACTTGAAGTACTTGGGGGAGATTCATGTATTTACACCTGTTCAAATAATGTCAATGCTCTTTGCTCACTTGAAGGCTATGACTGAAACAGATTTGGAGATGCCCATTTCGGATTGTGTTATTGGGATCCCATCATACTTTACGGACTTGCAGAGGCGGGCATATCTTGATGCTGCAAAAATTGCAGGGTTGAAACCTCTGAGGTTGATCCACGATTGTACTGCAACTGCCCTTAGTTATGGAATGTATAAAACAGATTTTAGTGGTACTGGTCCGGTTTATGTTGCATTTATTGACGTTGGTCATTGTGACACTCAAGTCTCCATTGCATCATTTGAGTTTGGGAAAATGAAGATGCTTTCACAGGCATTTGACAGGAGCTTAGGAGGCAGGGACTTTGATGAGGTTCTTTTTAGTCATTTTGCGGCAAAATTCAAAGAAGAGTACCATATTGATGTGTATTCTAATACCAAGGCATGCTTTAGGCTACGTGCAGCATGTGAGAAATTGAAGAAAGTTTTGAGTGCAAATCTAGAGGCACCTCTAAATATCGAGTGCTTGATGGATGAGAAGGATGTGAAGGGCTTTATCTCAAgggaagaatttgagaagctcGCATCAGGATTATTAGAGAGAGTTTCTATTCCTTGCCTCAGAGCATTAACCGACGCAAACTTGACAGTGGAGAAGATTTCTTCTGTAGAGCTAGTTGGTTCGGGATCTAGGATTCCAGCTATAAGTACATTACTAATTTCCTTATTCAAGAGAGAACCCAGTCGACAGCTGAATGCAAGTGAGTGTGTGGCTCGTGGTTGTGCTCTACAGTGTGCAATGCTTAGTCCTGTTTACCGTGTGAGAGAATACGAG GTTCAGGATgttatttccttttcaattgGACTTTCATCAGATGAAGGTCCAGTTGCTGTGAGGTCAAATGGTGTACTTTTCCCAAGAGGCCAACAATTTCCAAGTGTTAAAGTCATAGCCTTTCAGCGAAGTAATTTGTTTCATCTGGAAGCTTTCTATGTTAATCCAGATGAACTACCACCTGGGACATCTCCTAAAATTAGTTGTGTCACG ATTGGCCCTTTACATGGATCCCATGGTAGTAAGAGCAGAGTTAAAGTTAGAGTTTCACTTGATCTGCATGGAATTCTCAATATTGAATCAGCTACA TTGATTAAGGATGGCACGGATGATTTGGTTATGGAGGGTAATCATAATTCAAATTCTGATGCAATGGATATTGATCCCATTCCCTACCCAGTTGCCAATGGTTTTGAAGATATCACCAATAAGAAGTTGGAATCTCCATGTAGTTCT GATGGTGGTATAAGAAAAGATAAGGGTAACAGAAGGGTTGATGTGCCAGTGAATGAGAATATCTATGGTGGAATGACAAAGGCAGAAATCACAGAAGCTCGTGAAAAAGAACTCCAGTTGGCCCAACAGGACAGAATTATAGAGCAAaccaaagaaaagaagaatagcTTGGAGTCTTATGTCTATGATATGAGGAGTAAG CTCTTCCACACATATAGAAGCTTTGCAAGTGAACAAGAGAGGGATGACATATCTAGGAGTCTTCAAGAGACCGAGGAATGGCTTTATGAGGATGGTGTTGATGAAACTGAGCATGCTTATTCTTCAAAACTAGAAGATCtgaaaaag CTGGTAGATCCAATTGAGAATCGGTTCATAGATGAAAAAGAACGAGTGCAAGCTAAAGGGGATTTATTGAAGTGCATTTCAAAGCATCGCACATCTGCAGATTCCCTTCCACCCCAGGATAAAGAACTG ATCATCAACGAATGCAATAAAGCAGAGCAGTGGTTGAAAGAGAAGATCCAGCAACAAGAATCATCTCCTAAGAATACTGACCCAATAGTATGGTCAAGTGAGATTAAGAGCAAGACAGAAGAATTTAACTT AACATGCCAACACATATTGGGATCCAAAGCTTCTCCACCTCCAGAAGACAACGACATGCCAGATTCTTCCAATGATCCATGA
- the LOC106779193 gene encoding 1-acyl-sn-glycerol-3-phosphate acyltransferase isoform X3, which yields MDSFFSTSSEKRLVDNPNVAIKDESERRPQMDAFVDDDGWVPVIISWIRIVTCFVSMMITTFIWALIMLVLIPWPYERIRQGNVYGHVTGRMLMWILGNPIKIEGAEYSKKRAIYISNHASPIDIFMIMWLTPTGTVGIAKKEIQNLLTTISMQIIWYPLFGQLYVLSNHLRIDRSNPMAAIESIKKAAHAVVKNNLSLIIFPEGTRSKNGRLLPFKKVLIWHGEKVAYMSDQHHLLSSIFLL from the exons ATGGATAGCTTTTTTAGCACAAGTTCTGAGAAGAGGTTGGTAGATAATCCTAACGTTGCAATAAAAGATGAATCTGAAAGGAGGCCTCAGATGGATGcttttgttgatgatgatggatGGGTTCCAGTTATCATATCTTGGATCAGAATTGTTACTTGTTTTGTTTCTATGATGATCACAACGTTTATCTGGGCATTGATCATGCTTGTGCTTATACCATGGCCCTATGAGAGGATTAGGCAAGGAAACGTATATGGGCATGTGACTGGCAGAATGCTG ATGTGGATTCTGGGGAATCCTATAAAAATTGAAGGTGCTGAGTACTCCAAGAAGAGGGCCATTTACATCAGCAATCATGCATCTCCAATTGACATATTTATGATAATGTGGTTGACTCCTACAGGCACTGTCGGTATTGCAAAGAAAGAG ATTCAGAACTTGTTGACAACCATTTCTATGCAGATCATATGGTATCCTCTATTTGGCCAACTTTATGTTTTGTCCAATCATCTTCGTATAGATCGGTCCAATCCAATGGCAGCAATTGAGTCCATTAAAAAG GCAGCTCATGCAGTTGTGAAGAACAATCTGTCACTGATAATTTTTCCAGAGGGCACAAGGTCTAAAAATGGACGACTTCTACCTTTCAAAAAA GTACTCATCTGGCATGGAGAAAAGGTAGCTTACATGTCAGACCAGCACCACTTACTGTCAAGTATCTTCCTCCTATAA
- the LOC106779193 gene encoding 1-acyl-sn-glycerol-3-phosphate acyltransferase isoform X2, with protein sequence MDSFFSTSSEKRLVDNPNVAIKDESERRPQMDAFVDDDGWVPVIISWIRIVTCFVSMMITTFIWALIMLVLIPWPYERIRQGNVYGHVTGRMLMWILGNPIKIEGAEYSKKRAIYISNHASPIDIFMIMWLTPTGTVGIAKKEIIWYPLFGQLYVLSNHLRIDRSNPMAAIESIKKAAHAVVKNNLSLIIFPEGTRSKNGRLLPFKKGFVHLALQTGLPIVPMVLTGTHLAWRKGSLHVRPAPLTVKYLPPISTQNWTVSKIDDYVKMLHNLYAENLPKSQRPLP encoded by the exons ATGGATAGCTTTTTTAGCACAAGTTCTGAGAAGAGGTTGGTAGATAATCCTAACGTTGCAATAAAAGATGAATCTGAAAGGAGGCCTCAGATGGATGcttttgttgatgatgatggatGGGTTCCAGTTATCATATCTTGGATCAGAATTGTTACTTGTTTTGTTTCTATGATGATCACAACGTTTATCTGGGCATTGATCATGCTTGTGCTTATACCATGGCCCTATGAGAGGATTAGGCAAGGAAACGTATATGGGCATGTGACTGGCAGAATGCTG ATGTGGATTCTGGGGAATCCTATAAAAATTGAAGGTGCTGAGTACTCCAAGAAGAGGGCCATTTACATCAGCAATCATGCATCTCCAATTGACATATTTATGATAATGTGGTTGACTCCTACAGGCACTGTCGGTATTGCAAAGAAAGAG ATCATATGGTATCCTCTATTTGGCCAACTTTATGTTTTGTCCAATCATCTTCGTATAGATCGGTCCAATCCAATGGCAGCAATTGAGTCCATTAAAAAG GCAGCTCATGCAGTTGTGAAGAACAATCTGTCACTGATAATTTTTCCAGAGGGCACAAGGTCTAAAAATGGACGACTTCTACCTTTCAAAAAA GGTTTTGTTCATTTGGCTCTGCAAACCGGTCTTCCAATTGTTCCAATGGTCCTAACAGGTACTCATCTGGCATGGAGAAAAGGTAGCTTACATGTCAGACCAGCACCACTTACTGTCAAGTATCTTCCTCCTATAAGCACTCAAAATTGGACAGTTTCCAAGATTGATGACTATGTTAAAATGTTACATAATTTGTATGCAGAAAACCTTCCCAAATCTCAGAGACCTCTGCCTTGA
- the LOC106779193 gene encoding 1-acyl-sn-glycerol-3-phosphate acyltransferase isoform X1 gives MDSFFSTSSEKRLVDNPNVAIKDESERRPQMDAFVDDDGWVPVIISWIRIVTCFVSMMITTFIWALIMLVLIPWPYERIRQGNVYGHVTGRMLMWILGNPIKIEGAEYSKKRAIYISNHASPIDIFMIMWLTPTGTVGIAKKEIQNLLTTISMQIIWYPLFGQLYVLSNHLRIDRSNPMAAIESIKKAAHAVVKNNLSLIIFPEGTRSKNGRLLPFKKGFVHLALQTGLPIVPMVLTGTHLAWRKGSLHVRPAPLTVKYLPPISTQNWTVSKIDDYVKMLHNLYAENLPKSQRPLP, from the exons ATGGATAGCTTTTTTAGCACAAGTTCTGAGAAGAGGTTGGTAGATAATCCTAACGTTGCAATAAAAGATGAATCTGAAAGGAGGCCTCAGATGGATGcttttgttgatgatgatggatGGGTTCCAGTTATCATATCTTGGATCAGAATTGTTACTTGTTTTGTTTCTATGATGATCACAACGTTTATCTGGGCATTGATCATGCTTGTGCTTATACCATGGCCCTATGAGAGGATTAGGCAAGGAAACGTATATGGGCATGTGACTGGCAGAATGCTG ATGTGGATTCTGGGGAATCCTATAAAAATTGAAGGTGCTGAGTACTCCAAGAAGAGGGCCATTTACATCAGCAATCATGCATCTCCAATTGACATATTTATGATAATGTGGTTGACTCCTACAGGCACTGTCGGTATTGCAAAGAAAGAG ATTCAGAACTTGTTGACAACCATTTCTATGCAGATCATATGGTATCCTCTATTTGGCCAACTTTATGTTTTGTCCAATCATCTTCGTATAGATCGGTCCAATCCAATGGCAGCAATTGAGTCCATTAAAAAG GCAGCTCATGCAGTTGTGAAGAACAATCTGTCACTGATAATTTTTCCAGAGGGCACAAGGTCTAAAAATGGACGACTTCTACCTTTCAAAAAA GGTTTTGTTCATTTGGCTCTGCAAACCGGTCTTCCAATTGTTCCAATGGTCCTAACAGGTACTCATCTGGCATGGAGAAAAGGTAGCTTACATGTCAGACCAGCACCACTTACTGTCAAGTATCTTCCTCCTATAAGCACTCAAAATTGGACAGTTTCCAAGATTGATGACTATGTTAAAATGTTACATAATTTGTATGCAGAAAACCTTCCCAAATCTCAGAGACCTCTGCCTTGA